A stretch of Paenibacillus sp. URB8-2 DNA encodes these proteins:
- a CDS encoding SDR family oxidoreductase, whose product MSDSSQQTQKTLPPQHQDRQPGLESEMTPRPKYEPATYKAAGKLLGKAALITGGDSGIGRAVAVAFAKEGADVVISYLNEHTDAEETKRQVEQEGRKCVLVSGDIGVEVFCQDLINKSVEGLGKLDILINNAAEQHPQEKIENITSEQLERTFRTNIFSMFYLTKAAMPHLKKGSTIVNTTSITAYRGNPQLLDYSSTKGAILAFTRSLAMNLAEQGIRVNAVAPGPIWTPLIPSTFDEKKVSEFGATQPMKRPGQPEELAPAYVYLASDDSTYVTGQVMHVNGGEIVNG is encoded by the coding sequence ATGAGCGATAGCAGTCAACAAACCCAGAAGACATTGCCACCGCAGCATCAGGATCGTCAACCCGGATTGGAATCGGAAATGACACCGCGGCCTAAATATGAACCGGCGACATACAAAGCGGCAGGCAAGCTGCTTGGCAAAGCGGCCTTGATTACAGGCGGAGACAGCGGTATCGGCCGCGCGGTTGCGGTGGCTTTTGCCAAGGAAGGGGCCGATGTGGTCATTTCCTATCTGAACGAGCACACCGACGCGGAGGAAACGAAGCGCCAGGTCGAGCAGGAAGGACGCAAATGCGTTCTCGTCTCCGGCGATATTGGTGTTGAAGTCTTCTGCCAGGACCTCATCAACAAATCGGTGGAGGGTCTGGGCAAGCTGGACATCCTGATCAACAATGCGGCGGAGCAGCATCCGCAGGAGAAGATCGAGAATATCACTTCCGAGCAGCTTGAGCGGACGTTCCGCACGAATATTTTCTCTATGTTTTATTTGACGAAAGCGGCAATGCCTCATTTGAAAAAAGGCTCTACCATCGTCAATACGACTTCGATTACGGCGTACAGAGGAAACCCTCAGCTGCTGGACTATTCGTCCACCAAAGGGGCTATTCTCGCCTTCACCCGTTCGCTGGCCATGAATCTGGCCGAACAAGGCATTCGCGTCAACGCGGTCGCGCCGGGTCCGATCTGGACGCCACTCATTCCGTCCACCTTTGACGAGAAAAAGGTCAGTGAGTTCGGAGCCACCCAGCCGATGAAGCGACCGGGCCAACCGGAAGAGCTGGCTCCGGCTTATGTCTATCTGGCTTCCGACGATTCGACGTATGTGACCGGCCAGGTTATGCATGTCAATGGCGGCGAAATCGTGAACGGTTAA